In [Phormidium] sp. ETS-05, the genomic window CAGCAAGATTTCCGAGCGCAATCAACTTTGGCATCAGGATTCCGTCCTTAACGCCCATTTCAGCCCCGATGGCCAGCTAATCATCACCACTTCATCAGACAACACCGCCCGGTTGTGGGACAGCAGGGGCAAGCTGGTGGCAATACTCACCGGCCATCGCGGTCCAGTCAAAAGCGCCAGTTTTAGCCCCGACGGGAAACGCATCGTCACCGCCTCCGATGACAAAACCGCCCGCATCTGGGATACCACCGGCAAAGAATTAGCGCCACTCATCGGCCATCAAAGTGCCGTCATCAGTACCAATTTCAGCCCCGACGGACACCACATCGTCACCGCATCATCCGATAACACCGCTCGAGTGTGGAATCGTAGCGGTCAACTGGTAGCCACACTCATCGGCCATCAAAGTGCCGTCATCAGTACCAATTTCAGCCCCGACGGACGCCACATCGTCACCGCCTCATTAGACAACACCGCCCGGGTGTGGGACATCACCGGTCAGGAGATAGCCACACTCACCGGACATCGGGGCTGGGTCAACCGAGCCAGTTTCAGCCCCGACGGACACCACATCGTCACCGCCTCATTAGACAACACCGCCCGGGTGTGGGACATCACCGGTCAGGAGGTAGCACAACTCACCGGACATCGAGGGCGAGTTTTCACAGCCAATTTCAGCCCCGACGGGAAACATATCGTCACCGCCTCATCAGATAAAACCGCCCGCATCTGGGAGACCACCGGCAAGCTGGTGGCACAACTCTCCGGGCATCAAGGTAGCGTGAACAGCGCCACTTTCAGCCCCGACGGGAAACGTATTGTCACCGCCTCCGATGACAACACCGCCCGCATCTGGGAGACCACTGGCAAGCATATGGCGGCACTCACCGGGCATCAAGGTTCCGTATTCAACGCCAGTTTCAGCCCTGATGGGGAGCATATCGTCACTGCTTCATTAGACAACACCGCCCAGATATGGGACACCACAGATAAGCTGGTGGCGCCGCTCACTGGGCATCAGGGGCGGGTGAGAAGTGCCAGTTTTAGCCCCGACGGGCAACATATCGTCACCGCCTCATGGGACAATACCGCTCGCGTCTGGGACAGCAGGGGCAAGCTAGTGGCAGCACTCACCGGCCATCAAGATTGGGTCAGAAGCGCCAGTTTTAGCCCCGATGGGCAGCGCATCGTCACCGCATCATCGGATAAAACCGCTCGCATCTGGGACAGCAGGGGCAAGCTGCTGGCGATACTCTCCGGGCATCAGGGTTCTGTCAGAAGCGCCAGTTTTAGCCCCGACGGACACCACATCGTCACCGCTTCTGATGACAACACAGCTCGCGTGTGGGACACCAAAGGCAAGCTGGTGGCAATACTCACCGGCCATCAGGATTGGATTTTCAGCGCCAGTTTTAGCCCCGACGGGGAGCGCATCGTCACCGCTTCATCAGACAACACAGCTCGGGTCTGGGAAAGTACCGGCAAGTTGGTAGCGGTACTCAACGGGCATCAGGGTTGGGTCAGAAGCGCCATTTTTAGCCCCGACGGGCAACGCATCGTCACTGCCTCATCAGACGACACCGCCCGCGTGTGGGACAGTAGCGGCAAACTGCTGGCGGTACTCTCCGGGCATCACGGGCGGGTGAGAAGTGCTAGTTTTAGCCCTGACGGCAAACGCATCGTCACTGCTTCATTGGATAACACCGCCCGCATCTGGGATACTACGGGCAAGTTACTGGCGGAACTTACGGGGCATCAGGGTTGGGTTTTTAGCGCCAGTTTCAGCCCTGATGGGGAGCATATCGTCACTGCTTCATTAGACAACACTGCCCGCGTCTGGGATACCACCGGCAAACTGGTCGCAGAACTTACGGGACATCAGGGGTGGGTGATTAGTGCGAGTTTCAGCCCCGATGGCAAACGTATCGTCACCGCCTCCGATGACAATACCGCTCGGGTGTGGCCTTTGGGCAACTTAGATGAGTTATTGGCGTGGGGGTGTGACTGGCTGCAGGATTATCTCGTCACCCATCCCAAAGAATTAGAAAAATTAAAGATCTGTCAAAATCCGTCTAACTTGGCTGCAGCGGCGTTGGTTTTAGTCCGGGAAGGTGAGGAGCAAGCGAGAGCAGGGGATATGGATGCAGCGATGGCAAAGTTTCAGAAGGCGTTACAGTGGAATGCTGATTTAGATTTTGAGCCGAAAGCGAAAGCGCAGCAACAGCGGCAGTAGATATATCATCAGTTCGATCGTGCCCAGTCCAGAGGACCGCACCACGAGGTACATCTGTTTCATTGCTAAATCTAAATCGGATCGGGCGGTAGCCTCCACCAAAAATAATCCCCGGCCCTAGGGCCGGGGGTTGGTTTTTTAATCATTTTCCCATTTTTCACTGCCTATCAAATCGCCAATCCGGTCTCTGAGTAGAAAATCGCATTTTTCTAGTTCGCACTCTACATATGCCCATTCGCGAGCAGGAATGTGCTGGCAGAGGGTGTATATGGGTTGTTGGCGGCTGATGATGCCCTTTCTCACTAGGGTGCGGGCTTCATCTTGCAGGACATCAATTGAGTATTGAACGGCAGACAGAATCATAATTCACCCCTTGGGAGCTAAGATATGGGCTCTAAAATTGCTACTGAACCAAAAATAACGAAAGATAATTAAAAACACCGGTTGCGGTTGCATCCCACCGGCACTGAGGTCAGTATAGCACCTAAATTGTTACAAGATATACTGCACTATTGTGATTCTCGCGCTAAAGAGAGCCCGTTTTTGTCAAGAAAAGCTAACAAAAGCTGGTCTTTCCAGGAGACCAAACGCCGGTTATATTGGTAATCTCCATGTTCAATTACTTTTATTTTGCATAAAATTGACAAAATATAGAGATGGTTGGAGATTTTGGCTAAAGCCCTCACCCCAAACCCCTCTCCCAGCTAGGGAGAGGGGCTTTGATAGTACCAGAGCGTTTGAAAAAGTGCTGTATCTTTTGAAAAACTGCCTTAATTTTCCCGTGTATTTTGTTAACAATCCAATGCAAATAAAAAGTTTAATTTTCTCAATAATGTTTCCGTGGCTACGGAACGTGTTGGGGCTGAGTGTAAAGGGTAAATTGGGCTGATGATGAGAAAAAATTATAAATAATCAGGGAAAAACTCCCAATTTTTTATATAAGGAAAAATTAGGTTTATGAAAAGAAAAAAGTATAAATACTTACCTAGATGCAGCAATTTGTCAAACAATCTGGTACTACTCATTGCCCCTCTCCCTTTCTGGGAGAGGGGTTTGGGGTGAGGGCTTTGTACTAGATATACGGGAAAACTGCTGTAAACAGATTTTTGATGTGGGGAGGGGGTTTTGCCTTTGTAGGGACAAGGCATTGCCCTGTCCCTAAATGCGGTTACTTGGGTGGTTCAAAGAGCGATCGCATAACCATATCTTGAGCTAGAGGCATTTGGCCGTAAGAGAAGGCGTAGGGCACCTCTTCTGGCAGGTCCGGCAAAAACTTATCCAGAGTATAAGGACTGCCATAGATAGCCAAAGCCTGTAACTGCCTTTTTTCCAGCAAATTAGCCACTAATTTTTCCACAGCTTGGCTCAGCCCTGCAGTACCTCGGAAGGGGTTGCCGCGAATGAAGATTTGCAGCAGAGCGGGGGGGTCATCATGGGAGCTGGCGGCGAGGAGTGCGGGTACGGTGTCCCGATCGAACACCAAAGGACGATAACCCAGCTTTTTCGGGTAGGCGATCGCGGGGGCGTGATGCCCCAGAAAATTTTCCCGCAGAGTATCATCCACCACAATCAGATTCCGCAAACCCTCACCATTCGCCGGGAGAGGCAATGGTCCCCCCACCCGCAAACCAGCCCGCAACATTCCCTCAGCGGCTTCGGTAGCTGCGGGGGTAGCCAGTTCCGACAAAGAAGAAGCCAGGGAATCTCCCTCCCCCCGTCCCCCCTCGGGTGTCTCCTGGGGTGAGAAAATCTTTTGTTTCGCCCGCCAGATGCGCTCTACAGAAGCACGAATGCGCTCTGGGGAGATGCGACCGGAATTAACCGCCGCACAGATGGATTCGATCGCCCCCGCCGGGTCCACAGGCATCAGCAAAATATCGGCTCCCGCTTCCAAGGCCAAAATCGGCGCCTCCAAGGGGTCATAACGATTCGCGATCGCCCCCATCACCAAAGCATCAGTAACAATTAACCCCTCAAATCCCAGATTTTGCCGCAATTCACCAGTCAAAATCTGAGGAGAAAGAGTGGCAGGACCAGAATCATCCCAAGCCGGTATCACCAGGTGGGCACTCATCACCCCATCCACACCAGCGGCGATCGCACTAGCAAACGGTGGTAACTCAATTGCCGCCAATCTTTCCGGCGAATGAGGTAACACCGGCAAATCCAGGTGAGAATCTACACTCGTGTCCCCATGTCCTGGAAAATGCTTAGCACAAGTCAAAACCGGCCATTGGCGGGCACCTTGGAGAAAAGCCGTAGTGAGCAAACTCGCCATTGCCGGAGTTTCCCCAAAAGAGCGCACATCAATCACCGGATTTTCTGGGTTATTATTCACATCCACCACCGGAGCCAGCACCCAGTTTATGCCTATGGCCAGACTTTCCCGAGCGATGAAATTCCCTAAAAGTTCGGCGTAATGCTGACCTTGGCCCGGAGATTGCTGCTCAATATAGCTTAGAGCCATTGGCGGCGGAAACCAGGTCGCCCCAGCAAACCGCTGGCCCACCCCTTCTTCCACATCCGCCGCAATCAGGAGGGGAAACTGCGCCCAAGATTGGAGCTGGCGCGATCGCAGCAGCAAATCCCCCGCACTTCCCCCCACCAATATCACCCCACCCACCCCCAAATCTTGCAACCAGTAGCGCAGCTTGGCGGCGGGTGGTTCCCAGGCGGGAAATTCGATTTGGTGGTCGAACAGATGACCAGAAGCCCGAACCACGAACATCTGGGCCACCTGTTCTGCTAATGAAAGACTGTCAATTTCCGGCAGCATTTGTTGTTGTTTGTCATTTGTCCTTTGTCATTTGTCCTTTGTCATTTGTCCTTTGTCAAGCGGACAAGTGACAAGTGTCAAGCTCCCTTGCGGGCAACTGACAAATGACTGCCTTTGTTTACAGTATGTGAATTGTCGGGACATAGCATACCTTGGGATTACTCAGCAGCGGCGATTTCCTCGCCACCGGCAGCCTCCCCTGGGTGGTCCTGACGTTCGCTGGTCAGCTTGTTAATCAAAGACAGTACCCGCGTTCCCCGCTCGATCGAGCGGTCTTCCACAAACACCAAATCCGGCGTGCGGCGCAGGCGGACCCGCTGTCCCAGATACCAACGCATTTGGCTGGTAGCGGCTTTCAAGCCTGCCATCGTGGTGGCGCGAGCTTCTTCTGTGCCATAAATGCTGACGAATACTTTAGCGTGCTGGAGGTCTCCAGAAACTTCTACCTCAGTAACGCTGACCATCCCCGCTCCCACCCGGTCATCTTTGATGTCCGTGAGCAGCATTTGACTAATTTCGCGCTTAATCAGGGAAGCAACACGGGAAACTCGAAGTTGCGTAGCCATAGCCATTTCGCTCCCTAAATACTTGCATTTTATCAGGTCAATCACCAATCACCAGTTTTTAGCCTAGACCGAGCATTGCTCGCAAGGTGAAAGACACAAAAATCATCCCAGAAACCATCAAGCCGATCAGGGCGATCGCAGTCACCGGTTTTTGCAGCAGCGGCTTGAGCCACCCGAACAAAAAGAAAAATATTCCTAAAGTAATGGTGATTAAGTAGCGGGGATAGCGGGATACATTATCCCAAAAATTGTCGTTCATGTCTATTTTAGCGCGAAAAATGGGAATTTTTTCCCTATATTAATATAATTTGGGGTCATAAAATAACTCTAAACACAAAAAGGGCATACAGTCCTATGTGTCCTCCATACCTCGATTATGTAGGGGACCAATTCACCCACCAGCATCAGCAGCAATAGCTATATGTCCAAAAAGAACCGCAAACCAGCACCACAAGGCAAAGGCTTTGGCACCAGCCTGCAATCGATACCCACGGCGATCGCCAGAGCAGAACAACTCCTCGCCCGTCAAGAGTTTGGCTCCGCCTTGCAGTTGCTCAAATCCCTGAAGGAGCGTCATCCAGACCATCCGGACATCCTCGAGGCCCTGGCGAACGCCTACCATGATATCGGCGATAGCATCCGCTACGAGCAAGCCTGTTCCGAATTGGTGGCGGTAGCGCCCAATAGCGTCAATGCGGCTCTAGGATTAGCCGGAGCCTATCTCAGCAACTTTCGTCCGGCTCTGGCTTTGGGAGCTTTTCGCTCATTTTTAGAAAACTGGCCAGACCACGATCGCGCCGCCGATGCTAGGGGGGTGGTAGCGGAATTGGAAAGTCAAATAGATGCTTACTTAGCAGATATGGGTTTGGTCGGCCCAGAGGCAATCTCTGTAGCCGCCATACACGAAAAAGCTACATCTCTCATGGAGTGGGGAAAATACCCAGAGGTGCGGGCACTGGAAGAACAGGTACTGGGCAACTACCCCCACCTGGATGCTGCCCATCATCATATTATGTTGTCTTACTGGTTTGAAGGCAATGCACAGCGCGCTATCGAGTTGTGCGAGAGCTTTTTTGCCCAAAACCCTGAGGATTATACCGCTCTGGGCAACTTAATTCGGTTTTTATTCCTCAGCGGCAATCTCGAAGCGGCGAAACAACGCGCCGAGCAGTTTAAATCCCTGAACGGAGAGAAAATCGATTTTTACGTCAAACAAGCGGAAAGTTTGAGCTATTTGGGGGATGATGAGGGGGTTTTAGCCACTTTTGCGGCAGCGGAAACCGCAGGTTTGCGCGATGAGGCTCCCGCCTTGCTGTTACACTTCGTCGCTGTGGCGCAAATGCGCTTGGGACGGCAAGCTGAGGCAAAAGCTCTGTGGGAGAAAGCCCTGGATTTATCTGAGTCCTTCGCACTGGCGTATCAAAATTTGGAGGATTTGAGGCAAGTGGCGAGCGATCGCCAGGGTGCGTTTGCCTTTCCTCTGGGCCATTGGCTGCCCCAAAAGACGATCGACGAATTGCGCTTCAGTCTGGACGCTTTCAACCGCAGCGAATCTAAATCACCAGAAGAAATAACCCAATTGGTGCGCGACTATCTGACGCAGCACCCAGAAATGGTGACTCTTGTCCCCGCTCTGCTCGATCGGGGCCACCCAAAAGGGCGCGAGTTTGCCTTCTACCTCGCTCGCCACGCCCAAACTCCAGAAATGCTCGCCGCTCTGCGAGACTTTGCCCTGAGCGATCGTGGTCCTGACGAAATGCGCCACCAAGCCGCCCAAGTGGCGAACCGCGCTGGGTTACTCCCCGCAGGCACAGTAAGAATGTGGATCCAGGGCAAGTGGCGAGAGCTGATTTTACTAGGGATGGAAATTCACGCCGAACCGACCATAAACCACCCGAAGCAAGTTAAAAACCTCCTCGGTGAAGCGATCGAGAGTCTCCGAGAAGAAGAAGGCGCTAAAGCAGAAAAGCTCCTAGAACAAGCACTCAAAATCGAACCCGACGCCCCCGATCTTCTTTACAATCTCGCCAACGCCTGGAATTTGCAGGAGCGCCATCAAGAAGCCCAAGAACTGATTGAGCAAATTCATCAGAGCCATCCTGACTACACCTTTGCCACCATCAGTGTGGCCCAGATGCGCATCAAATCCGGCGACCTAGAAACCGCCAGAAACCTTCTCCAACCGCTTCTGGGCAAATCCCGTATGCACACGGTGGAATTCAGCCTCTTTTGTACCGCTCAAATTCAATTCTACCTCGCTGACAGCAAACCAGAATCAGCTCGCGCATGGCTTAACCTCTTGCGCCAAACCAACCCCAATCATCCTACCCTCGATTATTGGCAAAAGCGGCTGAACAAAATCTAATTCATCTCACCCAAGCCACTCAGTTTCTAGCAACCTTGGAGAAGGTAACAGAATTCTCCTGTGAAATCCCATCGATTAACGAGAAAACCTCAACTCAGCTCACCCCCAAAGCCAGACTAAAATTTGGCGCCATTTCCAGAGTGGCTCTGAGGTATAGTCATTTCAATTAACCATGAAACACTGTAGCTACAAAAGCCCTCTATCCCCCAACCCCTTTCTCCCAAAAAGGGAGAAAGGGGAGTAAGAGATCGAATGCAGTCCAGGGGATGTGACTCGATCGGCTCCCGTTTTCTCCCCTCTCCCGTTTTCTCCCCTCTCCCTCCCGCCGGTGTGGGGACGGGGGTGAGGGCTGTCTTGGGGGGTGGGGTTTAACCAAAAAACAATTCTCCTTCTTGATCTGAAATGACTATAAAAAGCCCCTCAACCACTCTCCGGGTAGCCGGTGGTTGGGGGATATAGGTGAGTTACTGCAGGGCAGTGGGGTGGATATTGGGGCCGCGATTTCTTACCTCAGACTATCTATCACGCTATTTATGTTACTACTTAAGTAAAACCGGTAGCGGCGCCCCCAAGTAAAATTGCCTCAGACAATCGGCAGAAATCCCCCCAATCAAGGATTTGAACCCAGTGGCTCAGGCCGGAAAATCTCCCCCACAGACAGGGAATAGCCGCCGAAAACCAGTCCTAATCGCGGTTTAATATCGAAAATTGTAAAGTTTTGTGATGATTAATTATCATTCTTAATGATAATTAACAATTTTCAATAATGGCAGGAAAATGCCGCAGCGAACAGATATTCAGCCCACCAGGCAAGGTTTGACAGGAAAAGGTCCTTGGGGCGGGCAGTTGCAGAGGGCGAAAAAGTGAGGTAAGATTACACTATGACAAATACTCACATATCCACAAAGTAAACACCGCCTGACAGATTGATTACAAACAGTCATTATCGATGAGAGAGTAATCCTGTGATTCCGCAAGATTTTTTGAAAGCCATAGCAGCAGAGCGAAGCGTTTCTGACTCAGAGATAGAGGTACTTTCCCATGCTCTAGCCGGGGAAACGATTACCACGATCGCCTCCTGTCTTAACATCCGTCCAGAAGCGGTACGCAAACGCCTGGGGGAAGTGTATAAAAAATTCCATATCGCCGGTGCTGGCCCCGGAAAAATGGCCAAATTGCAGCAAATTTTGGTTTCCCAGTATCAGGAACATCAAACCCAAATCGCCCTGGAAGCATCAGGGGAGGAATTGTCTCTGGTTGGCGGCACTAATAAAGAGCGGCAAGATTGGGGGGAAGCGCCAGATGTATCGATTTTTTATGGTCGCAGCGAACAGCTAAATACCCTAAAAGAATGGATGGTAGAAGATGAATGCCGCCTAGTGGCAGTGCTGGGTATGGGAGGCATCGGGAAAACCGCCTTGACGGTAAAGTTTGCCCAACAGGCAATTACAGAGTTTGATTACATTATTTGGCGATCGCTACGGCACGCCCCCTCATTAAAAGACCTATTAGACAACCTCCTCCACATTCTCTCTCTGCGGCGCACCGCCTACGCTCTCACAGAAGTTAACGAAAAAATATCCCAACTCCTGTCCTATTTTCGCCATCACCGCTGTCTGCTCATCCTCGACAGCGTAGAAACCATCCTCAAAAGTGGCTTTCTCGCAGGCAACTATCGGGAAGAATACGAAGAATATGGCGACTTTTTCCGCCGCATCGGGGAAGAACCCCATCATAGCTGTCTGGTACTCACCAGCCTGGAAAAACCCAAAGAAATCAGCCTGCTCGAAGGCAAAACTATGCCCGTGCGCTCCTTACTATTAAAGGATTTGCGAGCGGAAGAAGCCGGGGAAATCTTCAAAGCCAAAGGTTTAGCAGAAGAAGACCAATGGGAGACTCTCATTACCTTGTACCGGGGCAACCCCCTGGCACTGAAAATCATCGCCACCACCATTAGGGATTTATTCGGGGGGCAAGTCTCCGAGTTTCTCAAACAAAATACATTAGTTTTTGGGGATATTAGTGGATTACTAGAGCAGCAATTCCAGCGGTTATCCCCATTGGAACAAGAACTGCTCTACTGGCTGGCGATCGAACGAGTACCCGTGGGGCTGCAAAAACTGCGGCAGAATATGCTACTCCCCGTTTCTCAACGAGAATTGCTCGAAGCCGTCGCCTCC contains:
- a CDS encoding NB-ARC domain-containing protein — its product is MIPQDFLKAIAAERSVSDSEIEVLSHALAGETITTIASCLNIRPEAVRKRLGEVYKKFHIAGAGPGKMAKLQQILVSQYQEHQTQIALEASGEELSLVGGTNKERQDWGEAPDVSIFYGRSEQLNTLKEWMVEDECRLVAVLGMGGIGKTALTVKFAQQAITEFDYIIWRSLRHAPSLKDLLDNLLHILSLRRTAYALTEVNEKISQLLSYFRHHRCLLILDSVETILKSGFLAGNYREEYEEYGDFFRRIGEEPHHSCLVLTSLEKPKEISLLEGKTMPVRSLLLKDLRAEEAGEIFKAKGLAEEDQWETLITLYRGNPLALKIIATTIRDLFGGQVSEFLKQNTLVFGDISGLLEQQFQRLSPLEQELLYWLAIERVPVGLQKLRQNMLLPVSQRELLEAVASLGRRSLIEKDPEKEESVFSLQPAVIEYVSDKIIEQVCTEIREVFKTKKTEKLVLLRSHALIQNSAEPTVKAAQIKYILAPIKDRLRRIFRSENRIQEYLTQIQPLLQGEPPLEVGYAMENVILLNTPTDI
- a CDS encoding glycoside hydrolase family 3 N-terminal domain-containing protein; translation: MLPEIDSLSLAEQVAQMFVVRASGHLFDHQIEFPAWEPPAAKLRYWLQDLGVGGVILVGGSAGDLLLRSRQLQSWAQFPLLIAADVEEGVGQRFAGATWFPPPMALSYIEQQSPGQGQHYAELLGNFIARESLAIGINWVLAPVVDVNNNPENPVIDVRSFGETPAMASLLTTAFLQGARQWPVLTCAKHFPGHGDTSVDSHLDLPVLPHSPERLAAIELPPFASAIAAGVDGVMSAHLVIPAWDDSGPATLSPQILTGELRQNLGFEGLIVTDALVMGAIANRYDPLEAPILALEAGADILLMPVDPAGAIESICAAVNSGRISPERIRASVERIWRAKQKIFSPQETPEGGRGEGDSLASSLSELATPAATEAAEGMLRAGLRVGGPLPLPANGEGLRNLIVVDDTLRENFLGHHAPAIAYPKKLGYRPLVFDRDTVPALLAASSHDDPPALLQIFIRGNPFRGTAGLSQAVEKLVANLLEKRQLQALAIYGSPYTLDKFLPDLPEEVPYAFSYGQMPLAQDMVMRSLFEPPK
- a CDS encoding tetratricopeptide repeat protein, with the protein product MSKKNRKPAPQGKGFGTSLQSIPTAIARAEQLLARQEFGSALQLLKSLKERHPDHPDILEALANAYHDIGDSIRYEQACSELVAVAPNSVNAALGLAGAYLSNFRPALALGAFRSFLENWPDHDRAADARGVVAELESQIDAYLADMGLVGPEAISVAAIHEKATSLMEWGKYPEVRALEEQVLGNYPHLDAAHHHIMLSYWFEGNAQRAIELCESFFAQNPEDYTALGNLIRFLFLSGNLEAAKQRAEQFKSLNGEKIDFYVKQAESLSYLGDDEGVLATFAAAETAGLRDEAPALLLHFVAVAQMRLGRQAEAKALWEKALDLSESFALAYQNLEDLRQVASDRQGAFAFPLGHWLPQKTIDELRFSLDAFNRSESKSPEEITQLVRDYLTQHPEMVTLVPALLDRGHPKGREFAFYLARHAQTPEMLAALRDFALSDRGPDEMRHQAAQVANRAGLLPAGTVRMWIQGKWRELILLGMEIHAEPTINHPKQVKNLLGEAIESLREEEGAKAEKLLEQALKIEPDAPDLLYNLANAWNLQERHQEAQELIEQIHQSHPDYTFATISVAQMRIKSGDLETARNLLQPLLGKSRMHTVEFSLFCTAQIQFYLADSKPESARAWLNLLRQTNPNHPTLDYWQKRLNKI
- the rbfA gene encoding 30S ribosome-binding factor RbfA, whose protein sequence is MATQLRVSRVASLIKREISQMLLTDIKDDRVGAGMVSVTEVEVSGDLQHAKVFVSIYGTEEARATTMAGLKAATSQMRWYLGQRVRLRRTPDLVFVEDRSIERGTRVLSLINKLTSERQDHPGEAAGGEEIAAAE
- a CDS encoding DUF751 family protein translates to MNDNFWDNVSRYPRYLITITLGIFFFLFGWLKPLLQKPVTAIALIGLMVSGMIFVSFTLRAMLGLG
- a CDS encoding DUF4327 family protein, which encodes MILSAVQYSIDVLQDEARTLVRKGIISRQQPIYTLCQHIPAREWAYVECELEKCDFLLRDRIGDLIGSEKWEND